The Acidobacteriota bacterium DNA segment CCCCAGCAGGCGCCCGGTCATCGCCGGGAATTGGAAGATGCACCGGACGGTCCGGGAAAGCGTGGAGCTGATCCGGCAACTGAAGCCCCTGGTGGAAGCGTCCAGCCATTGCGACATCGTGGTGGCGCCCCCTTTCACCGCCCTTTGGGCCGCGGCCCGGGAAGCTCAGGGGAGTCCCATCGCGGTTGCGGCGCAGGATATTTATTGGGAGAGCCAGGGGGCCTTTACCGGAGAGATTTCCCCAGGGATGGTGGCCGAGGCCGGATGCCGCTATGCCATCCTGGGACACTCCGAGCGCCGGAGCCTGTTCGGCGAGACCAGCCAGGCCGTCAGCCGCAAGGCCCTGGCGGCTCTCAAGGCAGGTCTCCTCCCCATTGTCTGCCTGGGAGAACAGCTCTCGGAGCGCGAGTCCGGACGGACCGAAGAGGTCGTCGGCGCCCAGTTTCGCCAGTCGCTGGCCGGGTTGACAGAGGATGCCCTTTCCCTTACGATGATTGCGTATGAACCGGTGTGGGCGATCGGCACGGGGCGGGCGGCAACTCCCGAGATGGCCCAGGATATCCACGCCTTCATTCGGGACTTGGCTGCGGAGGTTTTCGGTCGGCGGGCGGCCGAGCAATTGCCCATCCTTTACGGCGGCAGTGTCAAGCCGGAAAACGTGGACGGGTTGATGGCCCGGGCCGACATCGACGGCGCCCTGGTGGGCGGGGCAAGTCTGAAGGCTGAGTCCTTTGCCGCAATAGTCAACTTCCAGGTCTAATGGCACTATTACTGCAAATCATCCATGTGATTGTCTGCCTGCTGTTGATCCTGATTGTGCTGCTGCAGTCGGGGAAGGGTGCGGATCTGGCAGGCGCCTTCGGTGGGGGCGGTTCCCAGACAGCCTTCGGAGCCAGGGGCACGGCCACGTTTCTTTCGAAGCTGACCACCGGTGCAGCCATCATATTCATGGCTACCTCCTTTACCCTATCGCTGCTGACGACTCAGGACGAGGGTCGCTCCATCATGCAGGACGCTGCCGCGACTGCCCCCCAGGAAGAGGCTCCCCCCGAGAGCCCCGCGGCCACTCCGGTCCCTCAGCCGTCCGAGAGCCCGGCAGCACCGGTTCAGGAGGATGAATCCGGCTCCCAGCGGGCGGAGTAGAACCCGCCCTTCCAGGGAGCGCAGTCTGCGTGCGGAAGTGGTGGAATTGGCAGACACACCATCTTGAGGGGGTGGCGGCGCAAGCCATGCGGGTTCAAGTCCCGCCTTCCGCACCAACACTCCACCCGTTCCT contains these protein-coding regions:
- the tpiA gene encoding triose-phosphate isomerase, whose translation is MESSTPSRRPVIAGNWKMHRTVRESVELIRQLKPLVEASSHCDIVVAPPFTALWAAAREAQGSPIAVAAQDIYWESQGAFTGEISPGMVAEAGCRYAILGHSERRSLFGETSQAVSRKALAALKAGLLPIVCLGEQLSERESGRTEEVVGAQFRQSLAGLTEDALSLTMIAYEPVWAIGTGRAATPEMAQDIHAFIRDLAAEVFGRRAAEQLPILYGGSVKPENVDGLMARADIDGALVGGASLKAESFAAIVNFQV
- the secG gene encoding preprotein translocase subunit SecG → MALLLQIIHVIVCLLLILIVLLQSGKGADLAGAFGGGGSQTAFGARGTATFLSKLTTGAAIIFMATSFTLSLLTTQDEGRSIMQDAAATAPQEEAPPESPAATPVPQPSESPAAPVQEDESGSQRAE